A single genomic interval of Lewinellaceae bacterium harbors:
- a CDS encoding Eco57I restriction-modification methylase domain-containing protein, protein MKLQPIPVKRALNKAYRKEKVLRAEIERFETSLHTLLERINTDESEENAKNHLRDFLNYTWYKDAHLVATKGRADLVIHTENKTASPVGVLFEVKRPRGKTDTQAVEMISQERPNAKALHELILYYFRERSEYRNTDLKYLVITDIYRWFVFDAAAFDKLFYQNRRLRRDFQDWSEGRKTQSSTDFFYQEIARPFVENLQEDLPCATFDLRDFEKLLLRNGPGDDDKLIPLFKVLSPTHLLRLPFANDSNSLNKDFYRELLHLIGLEESKEKNKKVIQRKPEGQRNHGSLLENAIAMLESEGRLHKAPRLSSYGDSREEQLFGVGLELAITWINRILFLKLLEAQLLKYHRGDAAYRFLNSRTIADFDELNELFFDVLAKQPAERPGYVQQKFAHIPYLNSSLFEISELEDATLRINSLKDRFTLPLMNGTVLRDARGKRHSGELRALDYLFSFLDAYDFSSEGSEAIQEENKTLINASVLGLIFEKINGYQDGSFFTPGFITMYMCREALRRAVVQKFRESPRFAEFDGGSFAGLANYLSRKYDPEDLQEANRLVNSIKVCDPAVGSGHFLVSSLNELIAVKSELGILLGRDGKPLNVRVEVENDELAVAWRDTDELFEYRPGVRDSQRVQEALFHEKQTLIENCLFGVDINPNSVKICRLRLWIELLKNAYYKSESGSGKSETGMDSASPVCYADAPELRDEYKAPFSDFPLPTSDFPPPTSDFPLPTSHLETLPNIDINIKQGNSLVSRFELKGTYKHFTDRERKRLKELTRTYKEKVALYKDIPGAKGVIRQEIEQLKKEFGGFSSFKDKDYRELKEKEAQLMQSVMIFDEKDMEQREKLAQEVALLEAKVAEKQKAFYEDAFEWRFEFPEVLDENGNYTGFDVVIGNPPYIRQEEISYLKPYLKQYFDTYAGTADILVFFIERGMSLLKKDGCFSYIISNKFMRANFGKPLREWLLKRRLLEVIDFGDLPVFEEATAYPCILSLQKAKPTGDFQAANVPELVQEDFAEYIHRIEFTSLQSALSAEGWTLADARTQQLLEKLKRAGVPLGEYVEGKIYYGIKTGYNEAFVIDEATKDKLIAEDPKSAEVIKPFLAGRDIKRYEVPAADKFLILFPKGWTKERFGNLPEEQAFEKMKAAYPAIARHQFPFAQKARQRYDKGEYWWELRACEYYEAFEKPKILYQVFQIAPCFIYDERGSLCNNSIWIIPEGNKTLLAILNSSLGWFFIKSFCTAIQNGYQLIFKYLSHIPVVKERSPEIEELIEKVIQAKGAFSDTTPLEAEIDLLVYKLYGLSWAEVKIVDPEFGMSEEAYNKYIL, encoded by the coding sequence ATGAAGCTCCAGCCCATACCCGTCAAACGCGCGCTCAACAAAGCCTACCGCAAGGAGAAAGTCCTGCGGGCGGAGATCGAAAGGTTTGAAACCAGCCTGCACACGCTGCTCGAACGCATCAATACCGATGAGAGCGAAGAGAACGCCAAGAACCACCTGCGCGACTTCCTCAACTACACCTGGTACAAGGACGCCCACCTCGTCGCCACCAAAGGGCGGGCCGACCTGGTGATCCATACCGAAAACAAAACTGCCAGCCCGGTGGGCGTGCTCTTCGAAGTGAAACGGCCCCGCGGAAAAACCGATACCCAGGCCGTTGAAATGATCAGCCAGGAAAGGCCCAACGCCAAAGCCCTGCACGAACTCATCCTCTACTACTTCCGCGAGCGCAGCGAATACCGGAATACCGACCTGAAATACCTCGTCATTACCGACATCTACCGCTGGTTCGTCTTCGATGCGGCGGCCTTCGACAAGCTGTTCTACCAAAACCGCCGCCTGCGCAGGGATTTCCAGGACTGGAGCGAGGGCCGCAAAACCCAGAGCAGTACCGACTTTTTCTACCAGGAAATCGCCCGCCCCTTCGTGGAAAACCTGCAGGAGGACCTGCCCTGCGCTACCTTCGACCTGAGGGACTTCGAAAAGCTGTTGCTCCGCAACGGCCCCGGAGACGACGACAAACTCATCCCCCTCTTCAAGGTCCTTTCCCCGACCCACCTCCTGCGGCTGCCCTTCGCCAACGACAGCAACAGCCTCAACAAGGACTTCTACCGGGAGCTGCTGCACCTCATCGGGCTGGAGGAAAGCAAGGAAAAGAACAAAAAGGTGATACAGCGCAAGCCGGAAGGGCAGCGCAACCACGGTTCCCTCCTGGAAAACGCCATCGCTATGCTGGAGAGCGAAGGCCGCCTGCACAAGGCGCCCCGCCTGAGCAGCTATGGCGACAGCCGGGAAGAACAGCTGTTCGGCGTAGGCCTGGAACTGGCCATCACCTGGATCAACCGCATCCTCTTCCTCAAACTGCTGGAGGCGCAGTTGCTGAAATACCACCGGGGGGACGCGGCCTACCGCTTCCTCAACAGCCGCACCATCGCCGACTTCGACGAGCTCAACGAACTGTTCTTCGACGTGCTGGCCAAACAGCCCGCGGAACGGCCGGGGTACGTGCAGCAAAAGTTTGCCCACATCCCCTACCTCAACAGCTCCCTCTTCGAGATCAGCGAGCTGGAAGACGCCACCCTCCGCATCAATAGCCTCAAAGACCGCTTCACCCTGCCTCTGATGAACGGCACCGTGCTGCGCGACGCACGGGGCAAGCGCCACAGCGGCGAACTCAGGGCACTCGACTACCTCTTCAGCTTCCTCGACGCCTACGATTTCAGCTCGGAAGGCTCGGAGGCCATTCAGGAGGAGAACAAAACCCTCATCAACGCCTCCGTGCTGGGGCTCATCTTCGAAAAGATCAACGGCTACCAGGACGGCTCCTTCTTCACCCCCGGCTTCATCACCATGTATATGTGCCGGGAGGCGTTGCGGCGGGCAGTGGTGCAAAAATTCCGCGAATCGCCCCGCTTCGCCGAATTCGACGGCGGCAGCTTCGCCGGCCTGGCCAATTACCTCAGCCGCAAGTACGATCCCGAAGACCTGCAGGAGGCCAACCGCCTGGTGAACAGCATCAAGGTGTGCGACCCGGCGGTGGGCTCGGGCCACTTCCTCGTTTCTTCCCTCAACGAGCTGATCGCCGTCAAGAGCGAGCTGGGCATCTTGCTCGGCCGCGACGGCAAGCCCCTGAACGTGCGCGTGGAGGTGGAAAACGACGAGCTGGCCGTGGCCTGGCGCGATACCGACGAACTGTTCGAATACCGCCCCGGCGTGCGCGACAGCCAGCGCGTGCAGGAAGCCCTCTTCCACGAAAAGCAAACCCTCATCGAAAACTGCCTCTTCGGGGTGGACATCAACCCGAATTCGGTAAAGATCTGCCGGCTCCGGCTGTGGATCGAGCTGCTCAAAAATGCATACTACAAGTCGGAAAGCGGAAGTGGGAAGTCGGAAACGGGAATGGACTCCGCTTCGCCGGTCTGCTACGCCGACGCCCCCGAGCTAAGGGACGAGTACAAAGCTCCCTTTTCCGACTTCCCACTTCCCACTTCCGACTTCCCACCTCCCACTTCCGACTTCCCACTTCCCACTTCCCACTTGGAAACCCTTCCGAACATCGACATCAACATCAAGCAGGGGAACTCGCTGGTGAGCCGGTTTGAGCTGAAAGGCACCTATAAGCACTTTACAGACAGGGAGAGAAAACGCCTTAAAGAACTGACCCGCACCTACAAAGAAAAGGTCGCCCTTTACAAAGACATACCCGGCGCCAAAGGCGTGATCCGCCAGGAGATCGAGCAGCTAAAAAAGGAGTTCGGCGGCTTTTCTTCCTTCAAGGATAAAGACTACCGGGAGTTGAAGGAAAAAGAAGCCCAGCTGATGCAGAGCGTCATGATCTTCGACGAAAAGGATATGGAGCAGCGCGAAAAGCTGGCGCAGGAGGTGGCCCTTCTGGAAGCCAAAGTGGCAGAAAAACAGAAAGCCTTTTACGAGGACGCCTTCGAGTGGCGCTTCGAATTTCCGGAAGTGCTGGATGAAAACGGCAATTACACCGGTTTCGATGTGGTGATCGGCAACCCGCCCTACATCCGGCAGGAGGAGATCTCCTACCTGAAACCCTACCTGAAGCAGTACTTTGACACCTATGCCGGCACTGCCGACATCCTGGTCTTTTTCATCGAAAGGGGCATGAGCCTGTTGAAAAAAGACGGCTGCTTCAGCTACATCATCTCCAACAAATTCATGCGGGCCAACTTTGGAAAGCCGCTGCGCGAGTGGCTGCTGAAGCGCCGCCTGTTGGAGGTCATCGACTTCGGCGACCTGCCGGTCTTCGAGGAAGCCACTGCTTATCCCTGCATCCTGTCCCTGCAAAAAGCCAAACCCACCGGCGATTTTCAGGCTGCCAACGTGCCCGAACTGGTGCAGGAGGATTTTGCGGAATACATACACCGCATTGAATTCACTTCCCTGCAATCCGCCCTGAGCGCTGAGGGTTGGACCCTGGCGGATGCGCGCACGCAGCAACTGCTGGAAAAGCTGAAGCGGGCGGGGGTGCCGCTGGGGGAGTATGTGGAGGGGAAGATCTATTATGGCATAAAAACCGGCTATAATGAGGCTTTCGTCATTGATGAAGCCACCAAAGACAAGCTGATCGCGGAAGACCCTAAAAGTGCGGAGGTGATCAAGCCGTTTCTGGCGGGGCGGGATATTAAGCGGTATGAAGTGCCGGCGGCGGATAAATTTTTGATCCTTTTCCCCAAGGGCTGGACGAAAGAGAGATTTGGCAACCTTCCTGAAGAACAGGCTTTTGAAAAGATGAAGGCCGCATATCCGGCAATTGCCAGGCATCAGTTTCCCTTTGCCCAAAAGGCTCGTCAACGATACGACAAAGGGGAATACTGGTGGGAATTACGGGCTTGTGAATATTATGAGGCGTTTGAGAAGCCGAAGATTCTGTATCAGGTTTTTCAGATTGCTCCTTGCTTTATTTATGACGAGCGAGGTTCTCTTTGCAACAATTCTATCTGGATCATACCGGAAGGCAACAAAACCCTGCTGGCCATCCTGAATTCGTCTTTGGGCTGGTTTTTTATAAAAAGTTTTTGTACAGCTATTCAGAATGGGTATCAGTTGATTTTTAAATATTTGAGCCATATCCCTGTTGTGAAGGAAAGAAGCCCTGAAATAGAAGAATTGATCGAAAAAGTAATTCAAGCAAAGGGGGCTTTTTCCGACACCACTCCCCTCGAAGCCGAGATCGACCTGCTCGTCTACAAGCTGTACGGCCTGAGCTGGGCCGAGGTGAAAATTGTGGACCCGGAGTTTGGGATGAGCGAGGAGGCGTATAACAAATACATTCTATGA